The following coding sequences are from one Eucalyptus grandis isolate ANBG69807.140 chromosome 11, ASM1654582v1, whole genome shotgun sequence window:
- the LOC104427478 gene encoding uncharacterized protein LOC104427478 → MFVWYLHSRYILTGSECFSVISIMLVHPWFCSSQYLQLIDLLIGLRTPSDIATLRSCFASFHVLMVHALKINSVEEKEGEEEKEDSKTFFILNEIILVLKDAKEESRKEAY, encoded by the exons ATGTTTGTGTGGTATCTCCATTCAAGATATATTCTTACTGGAAGTGAATGTTTTTCTGTCATCTCTATTATGCTGGTGCATCCATGGTTTTGTTCATCTCAATATTTGCAGTTGATTGATTTACTAATTGGCCTAAGGACTCCGTCTGATATTGCAACTCTGAGAAGCTGCTTTGCCTCTTTCCATGTTCTGATGGTTCATGCATTAAAG ATTAACTCtgtggaggagaaggagggggaggaggagaaagaagattcaaaaacttTTTTCATTCTCAATGAGATTATACTTGTCTTAAAGGAT GCTAAGGAGGAATCTAGGAAGGAAGCTTATTGA